A genomic region of Glycine max cultivar Williams 82 chromosome 15, Glycine_max_v4.0, whole genome shotgun sequence contains the following coding sequences:
- the LOC100799974 gene encoding cell division control protein 2 homolog, producing the protein MWNEESDWIGSFDALLARLAECSMCSRRSGERPGAAQMDVKILDVAAEGGYGRVFRCLDVHTGALVAMKQITMVRLSQGIPAQIIREVSLLRELHHANIVKLLRVGFTENRYVNLVFEHLDYDLHQFIVNRGYPKDATTVKSFMFQILSAVAYCHSRKVLHRDLKPSNVLINHSKRLIKLADFGLAREFADDFLYTEKLGTSWYRAPEILCHSRQYSTQVDLWSVGCIFAEMVIGQPLFQVINCRDELEGIFKLLGTPTEETWPGITKLMPNLHIYCSKFDPLGLETFVTDLEPSGLNLLSMMLCLDPSKRISAEASLKHAYFTDVNWI; encoded by the exons aTGTGGAATGAAGAAAGCGATTGGATCGGTTCCTTTGATGCTCT GTTGGCGAGGTTGGCCGAGTGCAGCATGTGTTCGCGCCGAAGTGGGGAGCGCCCCGGTGCGGCGCAGATGGACGTGAAGATATTGGATGTGGCGGCGGAGGGCGGCTACGGGCGGGTGTTCCGGTGCCTCGACGTCCACACGGGCGCCCTCGTGGCCATGAAGCAGATCACGATGGTCAGGTTGAGCCAGGGCATTCCGGCGCAGATCATCCGGGAAGTGTCGCTCCTCAGAGAGCTCCACCACGCCAACATCGTGAAGCTGCTCAGGGTAGGGTTCACAGAGAACAGGTACGTCAACCTCGTCTTCGAGCATCTCGATTACGACCTTCATCAGTTCATTGTCAACCGAGGTTACCCCAAGGATGCCACCACTGTGAAG AGTTTCATGTTCCAGATACTCTCTGCTGTGGCTTACTGTCACTCGCGGAAGGTTCTGCACAGAGATTTGAAACCAAGCAATGTACTGATCAATCATTCCAAAAGGTTGATCAAACTAGCAGATTTCGGTTTGGCTAGAGAGTTTGCAGATGACTTTTTATATACTGAGAAG TTAGGAACTTCCTGGTATAGGGCACCTGAAATATTGTGCCACTCCAGACAATATTCAACTCAAGTTGATTTGTGGTCTGTTGGCTGCATATTTGCTGAGATGGTAATTGGACAACCTTTATTCCAAGTTATTAATTGCCGGGATGAATTGGAGGGGATTTTCAA ATTGTTAGGTACCCCCACAGAGGAAACATGGCCAGGAATCACTAAATTAATGCCTAACCTTCATATCTACTGCTCCAAATTTGATCCATTG GGCCTGGAAACATTTGTTACTGATCTGGAACCAAGTGGCCTGAATCTACTATCA ATGATGCTATGCTTGGACCCAAGTAAAAGGATTTCTGCGGAAGCTTCTCTAAAGCATGCTTACTTTACAGATGTGAATTGG atTTAG
- the LOC102660823 gene encoding uncharacterized protein — MANTEHAADASPAEKATSSSTTRTCAPSCQFRTLARRERKLRFIEEEFIRAGFAVVTLERVVGIGSDEEGVGFGASETFDVVFYLRRVVRHNGWTNREVW; from the exons ATGGCAAA CACCGAGCACGCGGCAGATGCTTCTCCGGCAGAAAAGGCCACTTCATCTTCGACGACGCGCACTTGCGCTCCGTCATGCCAATTTAGGACTCTGGCGAGGCGAGAGCGTAAGCTCCGCTTTATTGAAGAAGAGTTCATTAGGGCAGGCTTCGCGGTGGTGACGCTGGAAAGAGTGGTCGGTATCGGCTCTGATGAAGAGGGGGTTGGATTCGGAGCCAGTGAGACCTTCGATGTCGTCTTCTACCTTCGCCGAGTCGTACGCCACAACGGGTGGACAAACAGGGAAGTGTGGTGA
- the LOC100800503 gene encoding cold-responsive protein kinase 1, giving the protein MTCFPFSFGKKARFVAKHDPDIDEVLSGIQNVRIYTYKELKVASDNFSPANKIGEGGFGSVYKGLLKDGKVAAIKVLSAESSQGVKEFVTEINMISEIEHENLVQLYGCCVEGNQRILVYNYLENNSLEQTLLGSGHSNIIFDWKTRSRICIGIARGLAYLHEEVRPHIVHRDIKASNILLDKNLTPKISDFGLAKLIPSYMTHVSTRVVGTIGYLAPEYAIRGQLTRKADIYSFGVLLVEIVSGRCHTNTRLPIGEQYLLETTWELYQKRELVGLVDMSLDGHFDVEEACKFLKIGLLCTQDTSKLRPTMSSVVKMLTGENDIDESKITKPSFISDFMNLKIRGEKGGDIDTKVSSSYNASSASDSHSNTMSYAASTTTTTTFTGKYDQSL; this is encoded by the exons ATGACTTGTTTCCCATTCTCATTTGGTAAGAAAGCACGATTTGTGGCAAAACATGATCCAGATATTGATGAAG TACTCTCAGGTATTCAAAATGTAAGGATATATACCTACAAAGAACTAAAAGTTGCCTCTGACAATTTCAGTCCAGCCAATAAAATTGGGGAGGGTGGATTTGGTTCAGTTTATAAG GGATTGCTAAAAGACGGGAAAGTAGCTGCCATAAAAGTACTTTCAGCAGAATCAAGTCAAGGGGTAAAGGAATTTGTGACAGAGATTAATATGATCTCAGAAATAGAGCATGAAAATTTGGTTCAGCTATATGGTTGTTGTGTGGAAGGGAATCAACGGATTTTGGTCTACAATTATCTTGAGAACAATAGCCTTGAACAAACCCTTCTGG GTTCAGGTCACAGTAATATCATTTTTGATTGGAAAACACGATCTAGGATTTGCATTGGGATTGCACGTGGGCTTGCTTATCTTCATGAAGAAGTAAGACCACATATTGTTCACAGAGATATAAAAGCAAGCAATATTCTCCTTGACAAAAACCTTACACCCAAAATTTCAGATTTTGGTCTTGCAAAGCTTATTCCATCATACATGACTCATGTCAGCACACGTGTGGTGGGAACAAt AGGTTATTTGGCTCCAGAGTATGCAATAAGAGGGCAGCTGACACGCAAAGCAGATATTTACAGCTTTGGTGTCCTCCTTGTGGAGATAGTTAGTGGAAGATGTCACACAAATACACGATTACCAATAGGAGAGCAATATCTTTTAGAAACG ACATGGGAACTTTATCAGAAAAGAGAATTGGTAGGGCTGGTAGACATGTCACTAGACGGCCATTTCGATGTCGAGGAGGCATGTAAGTTTCTGAAAATTGGACTTCTTTGCACTCAGGACACGTCGAAGCTCCGGCCAACCATGTCATCTGTGGTGAAGATGCTCACTGGAGAAAACGATATTGATGAAAGTAAGATAACAAAGCCAAGCTTTATTTCAGATTTTATGAATCTTAAAATCAGAGGAGAAAAAGGTGGTGATATTGATACCAAGGTTTCATCTTCCTACAATGCATCCTCTGCCTCAGACAGCCACAGCAATACCATGTCATATGCTGCAAGTACAACTACAACCACAACCTTCACCGGGAAATATGATCAAAGTTTGTAA